A section of the Ovis canadensis isolate MfBH-ARS-UI-01 breed Bighorn chromosome 1, ARS-UI_OviCan_v2, whole genome shotgun sequence genome encodes:
- the CFAP410 gene encoding cilia- and flagella-associated protein 410 isoform X2: protein MKLTRKMVLSRAKASELHSVRKLNCWGSRLTDISICREMPSLEVITLSVNSISSLEPVSCCRQLSELYLRKNRIPSLAELVHLKGLPRLRVLWLAENPCCGTCPHLYRMTVLRTLPQLQKLDNQAVTEEEVSRALMEGEEVTAPSREDLGNGPPELSYTLSAVDAATETTQDPLSLGEGEASDQGQLGLKPTSRDRFPPFSQREAASSRTSRNNILTAILMLLRELDIEGLEAVHQTVVSRLQALHKQELQEDME from the exons ATGAAGCTGACGCGGAAGATGGTCCTGTCCCGGGCCAAGGCCTCGGAGCTTCACAGCGTGAGGAAGCTCAACTGCTG gggCAGCCGTCTCACTGAT ATCTCCATATGCCGGGAAATGCCCAGCCTGGAAGTGATCACCCTCAG CGTCAACAGCATCTCCAGCCTGGAGCCCGTGAGCTGCTGCCGGCAGCTGAGCGAGCTGTACCTGCGCAAGAACCGCATCCCCAGCCTCGCAGAGCTCGTCCACCTGAAGGGCCTCCCACGCCTGCGAGTGCTTTGGCTGGCCGAGAACCCCTGCTGTGGCACCTGCCCCCACCTCTACCGCATGACTGTCCTGCGCACCCTGCCGCAGCTGCAGAAGCTGGACAACCAGG CTGTGACAGAGGAAGAGGTGTCCCGGGCGCtgatggagggagaggaggtcaCAGCCCCCAGCAGAGAGGACTTGGGGAACGGCCCACCCGAGCTGTCCTACACCCTGAGTGCTGTGGACGCCGCCACTGAGACGACACAGGATCCTCTGAGCCTCGGCGAGGGGGAGGCCAG TGACCAGGGGCAGCTTGGCCTGAAGCCCACCTCCCGGGACCGGTTTCCTCCGTTCTCACAGCGGGAGGCCGCAAGCAGTCGCACCAGCAGG AACAACATCCTGACGGCCATCCTGATGCTGCTGCGAGAGCTGGACATTGAGGGACTAGAGGCTGTCCACCAGACTGTGGTCAGCCGGCTCCAGGCCCTGCAcaagcaggagctgcaggaggacATGGAGTGA
- the LOC138436480 gene encoding UDP-N-acetylglucosamine transferase subunit ALG13, whose product MNNHQLELAKQPHKDGHLFYCTCSMLPGLLQSMDLSTLKCFPPGQPEKFSAFLDKVVGLQK is encoded by the coding sequence ATGAACAATCATCAACTGGAATTGGCAAAGCAGCCGCACAAAGACGGGCATCTCTTCTACTGTACCTGCAGCATGCTTCCTGGGCTGTTACAGTCAATGGACTTATCAACACTGAAATGTTTTCCTCCTGGCCAGCCAGAAAAATTTTCTGCATTTTTGGATAAAGTTGTTGGAttacaaaaataa
- the CFAP410 gene encoding cilia- and flagella-associated protein 410 isoform X1, producing the protein MKLTRKMVLSRAKASELHSVRKLNCWGSRLTDISICREMPSLEVITLSVNSISSLEPVSCCRQLSELYLRKNRIPSLAELVHLKGLPRLRVLWLAENPCCGTCPHLYRMTVLRTLPQLQKLDNQAVTEEEVSRALMEGEEVTAPSREDLGNGPPELSYTLSAVDAATETTQDPLSLGEGEASSDQGQLGLKPTSRDRFPPFSQREAASSRTSRNNILTAILMLLRELDIEGLEAVHQTVVSRLQALHKQELQEDME; encoded by the exons ATGAAGCTGACGCGGAAGATGGTCCTGTCCCGGGCCAAGGCCTCGGAGCTTCACAGCGTGAGGAAGCTCAACTGCTG gggCAGCCGTCTCACTGAT ATCTCCATATGCCGGGAAATGCCCAGCCTGGAAGTGATCACCCTCAG CGTCAACAGCATCTCCAGCCTGGAGCCCGTGAGCTGCTGCCGGCAGCTGAGCGAGCTGTACCTGCGCAAGAACCGCATCCCCAGCCTCGCAGAGCTCGTCCACCTGAAGGGCCTCCCACGCCTGCGAGTGCTTTGGCTGGCCGAGAACCCCTGCTGTGGCACCTGCCCCCACCTCTACCGCATGACTGTCCTGCGCACCCTGCCGCAGCTGCAGAAGCTGGACAACCAGG CTGTGACAGAGGAAGAGGTGTCCCGGGCGCtgatggagggagaggaggtcaCAGCCCCCAGCAGAGAGGACTTGGGGAACGGCCCACCCGAGCTGTCCTACACCCTGAGTGCTGTGGACGCCGCCACTGAGACGACACAGGATCCTCTGAGCCTCGGCGAGGGGGAGGCCAG CAGTGACCAGGGGCAGCTTGGCCTGAAGCCCACCTCCCGGGACCGGTTTCCTCCGTTCTCACAGCGGGAGGCCGCAAGCAGTCGCACCAGCAGG AACAACATCCTGACGGCCATCCTGATGCTGCTGCGAGAGCTGGACATTGAGGGACTAGAGGCTGTCCACCAGACTGTGGTCAGCCGGCTCCAGGCCCTGCAcaagcaggagctgcaggaggacATGGAGTGA